In Campylobacter porcelli, the sequence GTCGATACTAGCTGGTGCGGTGCCAAAAACTCCGCTTTTGCCTTATGATGATTTAAACACACTTAGCGGATTTGGCTTTGTGCTAGGTATGCTTAAAAATGCTCTTTTAGCCCTAAGTGTCGTTATCACGCCCTTTATCAAAGCTAACACAATTCAAGTGCTTTTTATGGCTTTGTTTTTGGCAATTGTGTTAAGCTTTACCCCAAAGAAAATCAAAGATCTTTTCATAAATCCCATTGAAAAGGCTCAAAACTGGGTGCTAAAAGCTCTTAGTATCTTTATGTGGCTAAGCCCCTTAGCGGCGTATTGTGCGATGGCGTATCTTATCGGTAAATTTGGTATTGAGAGTTTGATAGGTATGCTAAGTCTGCTTGGGACTATGCTAGTGTCGTGTTTGTTTTTTATTTTTGTGGTGCTTGGCGTGATTTGCTACACTGCTAAGGTAAATATATTTAAATTTATGCGATTTATTGCTAAAGAGGTGCTAGTTGTCTTTGCTACTAGCTCAAGCGAAGTTGCCCTAGCTCCGCTTATGAAAAAGCTTGAAAGTGCTGGAATTCATAAAGGTTGCGTAGGTGTAATTACCCCTTTTGGCTACTCTTTTAACCTAGATTGTACAAATATTTATCTCTCAGCTTGTGTTATATTTTTGGCTCAAGCTTTTGATATAGAGCTTAGTTTTTCACATTTGCTTAGTATTTTACTAATTTTGATGGTTACAAGCAAGGGTGCCGTAGGAGTAACTGGCTCAGGATTTGTGGTGCTTGCTGGGACGCTTGGCTCTATGCATGATGTCATACCTGTGGTGGCTGTAACGGTGCTACTTGGGGTGGATAAGTTTATGAGCGAGATGCGTGCGGTGGGGAATTTATGCGGTAACGCAGTGGCTTGTCTAATCGTAGGAATTTGGGATAAAAAAATCGATAGGCAAAAATTTAACTACGCTATAAACCACCCTGATGAGTTTGACTTTGAAAAACTTAAAGCAAAAGCTTAAATTTTTTATCTATTAAGCTCTCAAGTATATAGCAAATGAAACACTATAATCTGTTTTAAAGTAGTTTATAAGAAAATTTCTGCGATAAAATAGCCAAATTTATTAATTTAAAATAAATTTTGTGTAAAATAGTAACACTTGATTAAAAAATTGTAACAAATATTACAAAAATCATTTAATAATTTTGATTTTTTGCTATAATAAAACAAACTTAATAATAATAAAGAGAAAATATGAAAAAATTGCTTTTTTCATCAGTTTTAGTCGCCACTTTGGCTAGTTCTGCTTTTGCTGGTTATTATATAGATAGGTATGGCAATATACGATATCAGTTAGACATTCACACCGCAATTTCAAATAATAAAAACGCAAATACCAATCCACAAACAGATCATCAAAGCATCTATTCAAATGCTTTTTGTGCGCGGATAGGTTGTTTAGGCCTTTAGATTATGGTGCAACTTAAAGATATTAATTTTATTGGCTATGGAGACATAGCCTCTAATAATATTTTCTCAGCGGTAAAACAAAATCAAAATGAGCGTAGTCAAAATGAATTAGAAAGTCTTGATAAAAACATAGATAGCCTTACCAACACTAGCATTAAGGTTAATTTCAATGAAAGCACTTTTAAAAATCAAGTCTATTTCAAAGATGAAACAAGTGGGGAATTTATAAAAATTGGACTTAGCGATGAAAATTTAGCAAAACTCCAAAGAGTATTTGGGAAACAAGATTTCTTTACTAAAAGCGATGGTTCGCAAATACTTAGTGGCAAGGCTGAAAGCTTTGTGGCTGGGTGGTTTGGCGATATAGCTTACAAGCGTGGATATGCTAGTAGCGATGTTAATGGCGATGGATACCTAAGCCAAGATGAATTAGCAAATACAAACTCTGGTTTTACAGCACATGGAATGTATTATATAGGCTTAAAAGTTGCCGTGACAGACAGCACAGAAACCTATATGAAATATAGTAGTGATTTTCAAGCCAAACATAAAACAATGAGTTCTGCTGGAAAATACGCAAGTGATAGCATAGAAAAGGAGCTAAACAAAACAATACAAAATGATAAAAATAGTGATGGTTCTTTAACCTATGGGGAGCTTATGGATAAAAGCGAATCTGAGCAAGATGTAACAGATGTAATAAATTATATGTTAAAATATGGTCTTACCGAGCCAGTTGAATTAGGCGAAGACTTACTAGCTAAAGCTCTTTTACAACAATTTATGGGCGGAGTAAGCTCACTAAATGCTGAGCAAAAAGAAATTTTAGCAAAAGCAGGACTTCTAATGGATGAAAATACGCAAGATTTAAGCTCTGTGATAAAAAATATAGAAGCAAATATAGAAAATTCAAAGATAGATTTCAAAGTATAATTTAACTACGCTATAAACCACCTTGATGAGTTTGACTTTGAGAAACTTGAAGCAAAAGCTTAAATCTAGCCAATTCTAAAATTCGCTAGATTTAAATTTAATAATTTTTAAGCTTTATTATATTAGCCAAATTTAATATCTATTTAAGATATTTAACAATTAATTTTATTCTGATAAATCAATAAATTTAAATTCATTTATGCTTATTTATAAACTGAAAAACATTATCTTCTAATTTTTTTCTATTTTTGTTTTTAAAAAAATTCAAAATAGCATTTTTATTATGCGTATTTTTTTGCTCGTAAGCTTTTCTTATATAGGTTGTAAAGCCATATTCATTACTAAATTTGCCAGCATTTATTTTATCCCTAAAGCTCTTAGTCCATTTATTATACTCCTCATCTGTTTTTTGCCATAGTATTAATAGCTCTTCTCGCTCTTTTTTCTCTATGACATCATGACCTAAGAAAAAAGTTAAATCTCTTTGTTGATAACTAGCAAAAACATAAATAGAATTTTCTTTTGGGATATTTGAATTCCACATTGGTTTATTACTTGTTTTTGATGAAAACTTAGTCTCAATTGCGAAAATATAATTTTGGCAAAATACCAAAAAATCCGGGAAATTTTGACTACCATAAGGTTGCCAAATAAAAAAATTAGCATAATCTTTGCGGTTAGTGTTGTTTAAATAAATAGAATTCTTTAAAATTTGCGTGTCATTTTTGCTTAGAATTTTAGGTTTAATTTCTTTTAAAAATCTTTTTAGCCCATCATCTATAATAGTAAGGCTCATTTCATTAAAGCCTGAGCGTTTTAAATAGCTTTTAAAATTCTCTTCAAAGATTTTGCCATCTGGTGAACCTGTTATTTTGGCTCTATCCTTACAAATGCTTTCAAAAAATTTATTTAAATTATTCATTAAATATCCTTTTATACTCAGCCACTACATCAGCTTTTCCAAAGCCTGGTATTGTGGTATTTTTGCGTGATAAGCTCTCAAAATCAAGACTTTTTAAATTGAGCTTTGTTTTATTATCAAAAGCTTTAAAAAATATATATTGTATTTTTGGATTTAAATCATCTTCTTGTAAAATAAGGTGCTTATAATCATAAAAGCCTTGTCGCACAACAGCAAAGTCCCATTTATACTCTTTTTGGTTAAAATATTTTCTTGCCCCAATTGTGTTATTGTATTGCCACATCTCAAAATCTTTGTGAGTAGTAGGCGGTGCTTGTTTTAGTCTTAAATCTATCTTGCTAGGCAGTCTAGTCCATATTTGAAAACAGCATCTAATATAACAATCTTTGCCACCAAATATAAAAGAATTAGGGTCTAGAATTTCAGTAAAAATAAGCTTAAAATCTTTATTTAAATTCTTTTGAACGCTCCATTTTTCAAACTGCAAAGGCACTATAAAAGCTATATAATCACTAAATTCACTAGCGTAATTAAAAAACTTTATAGCAAGAGTGGCTCTTTTGCCAAATGGGGGATTTCCTATTGTTATTATCTTTTGCTCTTTTGGCTGGTAAGTGAAAAAATCTTGCGATTTTATATCAATAGACTTTGGGTCTAAATCAATAGCTTCTATTTTTGGCTCTTTAAAAGTTATCCGTAAAGCATTCACAAACGAACCAAACCCAGCACTAGGCTCTAAAAAAGTATATTTATCTAAATTTAATTTTTCTTTTAATGTTTTGCATAACTTCAAAGCAACTTCTTGCTTTGTATAAAACTGATCTAACTCTTTTTTCATAATCTACCTTTTTGTAATTATATCAAAATTTTTACTTAAAAAATTATTTATATTTTTGCATCAAAGATGCCTTATCA encodes:
- a CDS encoding cation:dicarboxylate symporter family transporter; protein product: MLGVLKNLAFWVVLAIILGIFVGYTFPQIGIDSKFGIDYFIMILKWMVGPIIFLTIISGIVGLESLRDLGSIGLKGFIYFEVVSTIALAVGIFGSLLLAPGVGMHLDPSSFDASSVDKFSGASKDVGSIWSILAGAVPKTPLLPYDDLNTLSGFGFVLGMLKNALLALSVVITPFIKANTIQVLFMALFLAIVLSFTPKKIKDLFINPIEKAQNWVLKALSIFMWLSPLAAYCAMAYLIGKFGIESLIGMLSLLGTMLVSCLFFIFVVLGVICYTAKVNIFKFMRFIAKEVLVVFATSSSEVALAPLMKKLESAGIHKGCVGVITPFGYSFNLDCTNIYLSACVIFLAQAFDIELSFSHLLSILLILMVTSKGAVGVTGSGFVVLAGTLGSMHDVIPVVAVTVLLGVDKFMSEMRAVGNLCGNAVACLIVGIWDKKIDRQKFNYAINHPDEFDFEKLKAKA